The Nocardioides pantholopis genome window below encodes:
- a CDS encoding sigma-70 family RNA polymerase sigma factor, with translation MIPPIAPLPSPAASVPPGSVPGSTSGSAAADRLAVDHVPLVAHLVRETMSRVPSHVDRDDLRSAGLAALVLAARAFEAERGVPFARYASTRIRGAIMDELRSVDWASRSVRRRGREVEEARNRLAVTIGQLPDNAAVAAALGIEAEEVTASDEDLTRASVLSLQATVEGPEGAAGSLAESLVSAGPTPEALVLHRERLQYLGEAIAELPARQRAVVEGYFLAEQPMAEIAEELGVSESRVSQIRAEAMVMLRDALNAALDPEQLAPVAKPGGCVARRRDAYITAVAERHAAARPVAVRDASRLASLNITA, from the coding sequence GTGATCCCCCCCATCGCGCCCCTGCCGTCCCCCGCGGCCTCGGTTCCCCCTGGTTCTGTCCCCGGCTCTACGTCTGGGTCGGCTGCTGCCGACCGGTTGGCGGTCGACCATGTCCCGCTGGTGGCTCATCTGGTCCGCGAGACGATGAGTCGGGTTCCCTCGCATGTGGATCGTGATGATCTGCGTTCGGCGGGGTTGGCGGCGCTGGTGTTGGCGGCGCGGGCGTTCGAGGCGGAGCGGGGGGTGCCGTTCGCGCGGTATGCGAGCACCCGGATCCGGGGCGCGATCATGGATGAGCTGCGGTCGGTGGACTGGGCCTCGCGGTCGGTGCGGCGTCGTGGTCGTGAGGTCGAGGAGGCCCGGAACCGGTTGGCGGTGACGATCGGGCAGCTGCCGGACAATGCGGCGGTCGCGGCGGCGTTGGGGATCGAGGCCGAGGAGGTCACGGCCTCGGACGAGGATCTGACGCGGGCGAGTGTGTTGTCGTTGCAGGCCACGGTCGAGGGGCCGGAGGGTGCGGCGGGGTCGCTGGCGGAGTCGTTGGTCTCGGCGGGTCCGACGCCGGAGGCGTTGGTGTTGCACCGGGAGCGGTTGCAGTATCTGGGTGAGGCGATCGCGGAGCTGCCGGCGCGGCAGCGGGCGGTGGTCGAGGGGTACTTCCTGGCGGAGCAGCCGATGGCGGAGATCGCTGAGGAGCTGGGGGTCAGTGAGTCGCGGGTCTCCCAGATCCGGGCCGAGGCGATGGTGATGCTGCGTGATGCGTTGAATGCGGCGTTGGATCCTGAGCAGCTGGCGCCGGTGGCGAAGCCGGGTGGGTGTGTGGCGCGTCGTCGGGATGCGTACATCACCGCGGTCGCGGAGCGGCACGCTGCCGCGCGGCCGGTCGCCGTCCGCGACGCCTCCCGGCTGGCGAGCCTCAACATCACGGCCTGA
- a CDS encoding flagellin N-terminal helical domain-containing protein gives MTQSMISHRSLDSLQLGLGRLAKVQEQLSTGRVLNRPSDSPTDTTSAMRIRSAYTRTEQYIRNADDAVGRLGLADTTLGTMGDQVRRVRELVQQSRSGASSTVSREALATEIEQLHGSLLADANTKYLDRPIFGGITAGTDAYDDTGTFIGVAGTIGRKVGSDVTVRVDLDPTEFLGSGPTSVFAAVENAALALRSGDEAGINTALDQLSGFMNDINAARATVGARQAQVERSQAAAEDAKVDLTSRLTDLENVDVAAASIDLKLQEMAYQAALAATARVVQPSLLDFLR, from the coding sequence GTGACTCAGAGCATGATCAGCCACCGCTCGCTGGACTCCCTGCAGCTCGGCCTGGGCCGGCTGGCCAAGGTCCAGGAGCAGCTGTCGACCGGACGGGTGCTGAACCGGCCCTCGGACTCCCCCACCGACACCACCTCGGCGATGCGGATCCGCTCGGCCTACACCCGGACCGAGCAGTACATCCGCAACGCCGACGACGCCGTCGGTCGCCTGGGCCTGGCCGACACCACCCTGGGCACCATGGGCGACCAGGTCCGCCGGGTCCGCGAGCTGGTGCAGCAGAGCCGTAGCGGCGCCAGCTCGACGGTCTCCCGCGAGGCGCTGGCCACCGAGATCGAGCAGCTGCACGGCAGCCTGCTCGCCGACGCCAACACCAAGTACCTCGACCGGCCGATCTTCGGCGGCATCACCGCGGGCACCGACGCCTACGACGACACGGGCACCTTCATCGGGGTGGCCGGGACCATCGGCCGCAAGGTCGGCTCCGACGTCACCGTCCGCGTCGACCTCGATCCCACCGAGTTCCTCGGCTCGGGCCCGACCTCGGTCTTCGCGGCCGTCGAGAACGCCGCGCTCGCGCTGCGCTCCGGCGACGAGGCCGGCATCAACACGGCCCTCGACCAGCTCAGCGGCTTCATGAACGACATCAACGCGGCCCGGGCGACCGTCGGAGCCCGCCAAGCCCAGGTGGAGCGGTCCCAGGCCGCAGCTGAGGACGCGAAGGTGGACCTGACCTCCCGACTGACCGACCTCGAGAACGTCGACGTCGCCGCCGCCTCGATCGACCTCAAGCTGCAGGAGATGGCCTACCAGGCCGCACTCGCCGCCACCGCGCGCGTGGTGCAGCCCAGCCTGCTGGACTTCCTGCGATGA
- the fliW gene encoding flagellar assembly protein FliW: MPDTTVVDAPVIDLVHPLPGFPDQRRFRLLRLDDEGTLCALRSLSDPELRFLVVPPAPFYPDYAPVIDDATVSDLAIASAEEVQLLLILTPGDTLADTTANLRAPVVLNTTTRRAAQVILEDADLSVSTPLLG, translated from the coding sequence ATGCCCGACACCACCGTCGTCGACGCGCCGGTCATCGATCTCGTGCACCCGCTGCCGGGCTTCCCCGACCAGCGCCGGTTCCGCCTCCTGCGCCTCGACGACGAGGGCACGCTGTGCGCCCTGCGGTCGCTGTCCGACCCCGAGCTGCGGTTCCTCGTGGTGCCTCCGGCGCCGTTCTACCCCGACTACGCGCCGGTGATCGACGACGCCACCGTGAGCGACCTGGCGATCGCCTCCGCCGAGGAGGTGCAGCTGCTGCTGATCCTCACCCCCGGCGACACGCTCGCGGACACCACCGCGAACCTCCGGGCCCCCGTCGTGCTGAACACGACGACGCGCCGGGCCGCCCAGGTGATCCTCGAGGACGCCGACCTCTCGGTCAGCACCCCCCTGCTCGGCTGA
- the csrA gene encoding carbon storage regulator CsrA: MLVLSRRIGESVVIGDNVTVTILDVRGDVVRVGIDAPRSVAVNRAELLAELESSNRAAASASEQTVSALAEQLRQRRD, from the coding sequence GTGCTGGTTCTGAGCCGCCGCATCGGCGAGAGCGTGGTGATCGGTGACAACGTCACCGTCACGATCCTCGACGTCCGCGGTGACGTCGTACGCGTGGGGATCGACGCCCCCCGTTCGGTCGCGGTCAACCGTGCCGAGCTGCTCGCCGAGCTCGAGTCCAGCAACCGGGCCGCCGCGTCCGCGAGCGAGCAGACCGTCTCGGCCCTCGCCGAGCAGCTGCGCCAGCGTCGCGACTGA
- the flgK gene encoding flagellar hook-associated protein FlgK — protein sequence MTGTFASFNTALSALRYQQIAMDVASNNVANATTEGFVRRRAEAVTVGAPTQTSMWSRSSSSGDGVGLGSLQRIVDPFLDLRSRREHGKQAFLDTRVTVLSRVESGVGEPGKSGVSAAMDSFSAAWDDLGNHPDTAASRSQVIATGVAVADALRAQSSNLTSELSDQRNHLMNLADEVSATAADLAAINRNLAAAQFEGTGTNDLLDQRDLLTLRLSELTGAVGTERPDGGMDVTVNGVSLVSGSTAGQVTVISGVAPDGSSDGAPLSLGITVGATTTPLANAAWGGQIGAVAELVTITLPDYLAGLDAVAKTVADSVNSLHTGGYDADGNPGVAFFTYDPAAGAAASLRVALTDPDQVAASSLPGGVLDGGNADALAEADGAASAYQRLVNGLGSTVQSATRLAQTQQLLTTQVDSSREQLTGVNLDEETINLLVAQRSYEAASKVMSVLDSVLDTLINRTGVTR from the coding sequence ATGACCGGCACCTTCGCCTCCTTCAACACCGCCCTGAGCGCGCTGCGCTACCAGCAGATCGCCATGGACGTCGCGAGCAACAACGTCGCGAACGCCACCACCGAGGGCTTCGTGCGCCGCCGCGCCGAGGCGGTCACGGTGGGCGCCCCGACCCAGACCAGCATGTGGTCGCGCTCCAGCAGCTCCGGCGACGGTGTCGGCCTCGGCAGCCTGCAGCGGATCGTGGACCCGTTCCTGGACCTGCGCTCGCGCCGCGAGCACGGCAAGCAGGCCTTCCTCGACACCCGGGTCACGGTCCTCTCCCGGGTCGAGAGCGGCGTCGGCGAGCCCGGCAAGTCCGGCGTCTCGGCCGCCATGGACAGCTTCTCCGCCGCCTGGGACGACCTCGGCAACCACCCGGACACCGCCGCCTCCCGCAGCCAGGTCATCGCCACCGGGGTGGCCGTCGCCGACGCGCTCCGGGCGCAGTCGAGCAACCTCACCTCCGAGCTGTCCGACCAGCGCAACCACCTGATGAACCTCGCGGACGAGGTCAGCGCGACCGCCGCCGACCTGGCCGCGATCAACCGGAACCTCGCCGCCGCCCAGTTCGAGGGCACCGGCACCAACGACCTGCTCGACCAGCGCGACCTGCTCACGCTGCGGCTCTCGGAGCTGACCGGTGCCGTCGGCACCGAGCGCCCCGACGGCGGCATGGACGTGACCGTCAACGGCGTCAGCCTGGTCTCGGGCAGCACCGCCGGACAGGTGACCGTCATCTCCGGCGTGGCCCCCGACGGCTCCTCCGACGGCGCGCCGCTCTCGCTGGGCATCACGGTCGGCGCCACCACCACGCCGCTGGCCAACGCCGCCTGGGGCGGGCAGATCGGCGCCGTCGCGGAGCTGGTGACCATCACGCTGCCCGACTACCTCGCCGGCCTCGACGCCGTGGCCAAGACCGTCGCGGACTCGGTCAACTCCCTGCACACCGGCGGGTACGACGCCGACGGCAACCCCGGCGTCGCCTTCTTCACCTACGACCCGGCAGCGGGCGCCGCGGCCAGCCTGCGCGTCGCGCTGACCGACCCCGACCAGGTCGCGGCCTCGTCGCTGCCCGGTGGGGTGCTGGACGGCGGAAACGCCGACGCGCTCGCCGAGGCCGACGGCGCTGCCTCGGCGTACCAGCGCCTGGTCAACGGGCTGGGCAGCACCGTGCAGTCCGCGACCCGGCTCGCCCAGACCCAGCAGCTGCTCACCACGCAGGTGGACAGCTCCCGCGAGCAGCTGACCGGCGTGAACCTCGACGAGGAGACGATCAACCTGCTGGTCGCTCAGCGCTCCTACGAGGCGGCCTCGAAGGTGATGTCGGTCCTCGACTCCGTGCTCGACACGCTCATCAACCGCACAGGGGTGACCCGCTGA
- a CDS encoding flagellar protein FlgN, with protein sequence MEKLSVILWRERELLDDLLFHLEVEQLVLASGRSKWLLKAAKDVEAVLDDMRRTEVLRSVAADEAAALVGLKPNPSLQQLVDAAEEPWRSILEDHRESLTATTREVVALADANRDLITNGYRSARETLMTLGGTTTTYGADGTAVTEADLPPSRIDRTL encoded by the coding sequence ATGGAGAAGTTGTCAGTCATCCTGTGGCGCGAGCGAGAGCTCCTCGACGACCTGCTGTTCCACCTGGAGGTGGAGCAGCTGGTGCTGGCCAGCGGGCGCTCCAAGTGGCTGCTGAAGGCCGCGAAGGACGTCGAGGCGGTCCTGGACGACATGCGCAGGACCGAGGTCCTGCGCTCCGTCGCCGCCGACGAGGCCGCCGCCCTGGTGGGCCTCAAGCCGAACCCGTCCCTCCAGCAGCTGGTCGACGCCGCGGAGGAGCCCTGGCGCTCGATCCTGGAGGACCACCGCGAGTCGCTGACAGCGACCACCCGCGAGGTCGTCGCGCTCGCCGACGCCAACCGCGACCTGATCACCAACGGCTACCGCTCCGCCCGCGAGACCCTGATGACGCTCGGCGGCACCACGACGACGTACGGCGCCGACGGCACAGCGGTCACCGAGGCCGACCTCCCGCCCTCCCGGATCGACAGGACCCTGTGA